In Myotis daubentonii chromosome 6, mMyoDau2.1, whole genome shotgun sequence, a genomic segment contains:
- the LOC132237506 gene encoding butyrophilin subfamily 1 member A1-like isoform X1 has product MKAPLYADWRKEEFETVNVILDAGTAHPALLCEDGKRVTWREPCQDLPHSTQRFDSLPCVLGQLDLRRGRSFWEVEVGNARSWDLGICRDNVTRKGRVTMSPQNGFWAIRLYEGAYWALTSPETPLSLKQRLLKLGIFLDYEAGDVSFYNMTDGSHIFSFPKNTFYGALKPLFRLWSSDSGSLTICPGGRTPDVTIDIPN; this is encoded by the exons ATGAAGGCGCCATTGTATGCTG ATTGGAGAAAAGAGGAGTTCGAAACTG TAAATGTGATTCTGGATGCAGGCACTGCCCATCCTGCCCTCCTGTGTGAAGATGGGAAACGAGTAACCTGGCGAGAGCCTTGTCAAGATCTACCCCACTCCACACAGAGATTTGACTCCCTTCCCTGCGTGCTGGGTCAGCTGGACCTCAGGAGAGGGAGATCCTTCTGGGAGGTGGAGGTTGGGAACGCACGTTCCTGGGACCTGGGAATTTGCAGGGATAATGTCACGAGGAAAGGGAGGGTTACTATGTCTCCACAGAATGGTTTCTGGGCCATAAGGCTCTATGAGGGGGCGTACTGGGCCCTCACTTCCCCAGAAACCCCTCTTAGTCTAAAACAAAGACTCCTTAAATTGGGGATATTCCTGGATTATGAGGCTGGAGATGTATCTTTCTATAACATGACAGATGGGTCCCACATATTCAGCTTTCCTAAGAACACGTTCTACGGTGCCCTAAAACCTCTTTTCAGGCTTTGGTCATCTGACTCAGGCTCCCTAACCATCTGCCCGGGGGGAAGAACGCCTGATGTTACAATTGATATTCCTAATTAA
- the LOC132237506 gene encoding butyrophilin subfamily 1 member A1-like isoform X2, with product MGGVNVILDAGTAHPALLCEDGKRVTWREPCQDLPHSTQRFDSLPCVLGQLDLRRGRSFWEVEVGNARSWDLGICRDNVTRKGRVTMSPQNGFWAIRLYEGAYWALTSPETPLSLKQRLLKLGIFLDYEAGDVSFYNMTDGSHIFSFPKNTFYGALKPLFRLWSSDSGSLTICPGGRTPDVTIDIPN from the exons ATGGGTGGAG TAAATGTGATTCTGGATGCAGGCACTGCCCATCCTGCCCTCCTGTGTGAAGATGGGAAACGAGTAACCTGGCGAGAGCCTTGTCAAGATCTACCCCACTCCACACAGAGATTTGACTCCCTTCCCTGCGTGCTGGGTCAGCTGGACCTCAGGAGAGGGAGATCCTTCTGGGAGGTGGAGGTTGGGAACGCACGTTCCTGGGACCTGGGAATTTGCAGGGATAATGTCACGAGGAAAGGGAGGGTTACTATGTCTCCACAGAATGGTTTCTGGGCCATAAGGCTCTATGAGGGGGCGTACTGGGCCCTCACTTCCCCAGAAACCCCTCTTAGTCTAAAACAAAGACTCCTTAAATTGGGGATATTCCTGGATTATGAGGCTGGAGATGTATCTTTCTATAACATGACAGATGGGTCCCACATATTCAGCTTTCCTAAGAACACGTTCTACGGTGCCCTAAAACCTCTTTTCAGGCTTTGGTCATCTGACTCAGGCTCCCTAACCATCTGCCCGGGGGGAAGAACGCCTGATGTTACAATTGATATTCCTAATTAA